In Thermoanaerobaculum aquaticum, the DNA window GATCCTCCGTTTGCTGGCTGACACTAAGCCCGGTTTGCATTTGGAGTGCGCTGCCGGTCTCGGTTCGTTGAGCCGGGCTCTGGCGGCCCGGGGCTTTCGTGTGGTGGCGGTGGATGCTTCCCTGAAGTCGTTGGCCGTGGCCAGAAAGCTGGCCGGAGCTGGGGCGTTTTTCCCGGTGGTTGCCGATGCTTGCCGGCTACCCTTTCGCCCCGGCACCTTTTCTTCGGCCACTTCGGCGGAAACCCTGGAGCACCTCCCCGAGGACTCGCAGGCCCTGTCGGAGTTTGCCCGGGTGTTGCAGGAAGGGGGGGTGCTGGCGGGGAGCGTGCCCCACGATCCCAAGCAGTGGTCGGCTTGGGACGAATGGGCCGGGCATGTACGCCGTTACCGGCAGGAGGAGCTTTTGGAAAAGCTTGCGCAAGCAGGCTTCCGTGCCCGCGTTACGGATTGGGGCTTTCCTCTGGTTCGGCTTTACGACGCGGTTTTCCTCCGCCGGGTGAACCGCCGGCGCCTGGAGATTTCCGGACCTGCAGCTGGGGACCCCAAGCTCCGCTGGGTGGCAAGAATCGGGCGCTGGCGTTGGGTGGTGGCGGCGGTGCGCTGGCTTTTTGCGTTTGACAGCCTTTTTGAGGGTTCGGGCCGGGGCGTGGGCTTGTTGTTTTTTGCTCAGAAGGCTGCTGGCCCGAAGGTAAACTAAAGGAAGGACAGCCATGACCGAAGCAGGCAAGGCGCCGAGGTTGGCGTGGGAAGAAGCGGGGGAAGGCATCCCGGTGGTTTTGCTCCATGGGTTCCCCTTTTGCCGGGACATTTTTGCCCCGGTGATGCCGGCCCTGGCCCAGGTGGGGCGGGTGGTGGCGGTGGACCTGCCGGGTNNGGTTTTGGCCAGTCCCCGCCGCTTTCCCCCGGGTTTTCTTTGGCCGATGTGGCTAAGGAAATCGTTGCTTTCCTGCAAGCCCTGGGCTTGCAAGGCACGGTTTTGATCGGGCACTCCATGGGCGGCTACGTGGCCTTGGAGGTGGCCGCGCAAAGGCCGGAACTGCTTTCCG includes these proteins:
- a CDS encoding class I SAM-dependent methyltransferase → MPKAQWGEDAEFFGPRHGARESRILRLLADTKPGLHLECAAGLGSLSRALAARGFRVVAVDASLKSLAVARKLAGAGAFFPVVADACRLPFRPGTFSSATSAETLEHLPEDSQALSEFARVLQEGGVLAGSVPHDPKQWSAWDEWAGHVRRYRQEELLEKLAQAGFRARVTDWGFPLVRLYDAVFLRRVNRRRLEISGPAAGDPKLRWVARIGRWRWVVAAVRWLFAFDSLFEGSGRGVGLLFFAQKAAGPKVN